A genomic segment from Nitrospirota bacterium encodes:
- a CDS encoding universal stress protein, giving the protein MKKVLIPVDNTKGSKSVLATYHNLVQSPEEVILLHVERFEGRSRMIDMLGDAEMSTLKEMLRGTEYKEVLDKKAEELLTYYRKELQNGGHIPIKTLIREGHPTEEILKVAEEEGVDLIIMGHSRRSRLNRLITGSVSRDVGKRAKVPVLVAKTPIICEEPYSWRDAYTAIVVSTAVILGLFLIGLILQKWIFLP; this is encoded by the coding sequence ATGAAAAAGGTGCTGATTCCGGTGGATAACACAAAAGGGTCTAAGTCCGTTTTAGCGACCTATCACAACCTTGTTCAGTCACCAGAAGAGGTAATTCTTCTTCATGTTGAGAGGTTTGAGGGCAGGTCCAGGATGATCGATATGCTTGGAGATGCTGAGATGTCTACCCTGAAGGAGATGCTAAGGGGAACAGAGTATAAGGAGGTACTGGACAAAAAGGCAGAAGAGCTGCTCACCTATTATAGGAAGGAACTTCAGAATGGTGGCCATATCCCGATAAAGACCCTGATAAGGGAAGGACATCCAACAGAGGAGATCCTCAAGGTTGCCGAAGAGGAAGGTGTTGACCTCATAATTATGGGTCACAGTAGGAGGAGTAGGCTAAATAGACTTATCACGGGCTCTGTTAGCAGGGATGTAGGAAAAAGGGCTAAGGTACCTGTGCTTGTAGCAAAGACACCTATCATATGTGAAGAACCATATAGCTGGCGGGATGCCTATACTGCCATTGTGGTCTCCACAGCGGTTATCCTCGGTCTTTTCCTTATAGGACTCATCTTACAGAAATGGATATTTCTGCCCTAA